gaattacCAGACATAAACATGGAACTCTGTGTAAAAAGCCAGAACTGTGAGACATAAATGTAGAATTCTGAGAAAAAACTggtgcatacactgtaaaaacaatatatGATCAGTTAGTCCTGACAACATATTTTAGGTCATTCAATGAACTTATGttcgctgcgtaaaacctatggtgaataagttggtggttcattttgctctGGCGACtctagattaataaaaggactaaggcgaagccgaaaagaaaatgaatgaatgaatgaaataacttattaaatgatgtaatcatgttctaactttattttataaGCTGTTTTCTAGTCAGTTTAACATGTTATAAGTCCAAAGGACACATAAGGTTAATTTGTATAAGTATAAAAATCTAAGacaaccagattttttttttttacagtgtataaacctTGAGTTCTGACTATTACCCTcaaatttgggaaataaaaagtCTCagttacttttgtttttatttcatagtTTAAACAAGTTTCATATAAAATTCATATTGACAGTAGtacttaataataaatatgtacactttaaaaaacaAGTAGTGGAATAATCTCAGCACACAAATATTCTGCTATACAAATATAGAGGTCAAATGGATTAAACCTCTATAAACATATCACCAGTAGGTTTCATTGTCTAGATAAAAGCTGCTCATCAAATCCTCATGAAACCTTAGCACCAATGCAGCTGGAGATCAGAAAAcagtacataaaaacaaaacagtagaTTAAAAACAGTACATTAGCACATTTTAACCAgaattattgatttaattattggTTGTTATTACAGCAACTGATTGTGAatttgaaaatgctcattttaatcacattggatttaattaatattttctctttttacaaTTATCCAAAAATAATAGCtaaattcttataataaaatTTGTTAGATTTTATTGCAGACATTAagtaatttcaaaacaaaaaatgccCTAAAAACaggaaatgaatttaattaaataaagtgtaCATATTAAATGTAATGAAATCTACAAGGCCACAGAACGACTTTTTTACAGCGTAGTCAATCACGAAGAGTTCTAATCTCAACCGATCTGTAAATCAGCCTGATTATTGTCTGAGCTTGTTGACCAACAGAAAGGACACAAGGGATGATTACCTCCACAATCTCCTTGAGCTCTGTTTTGTCGATGCAACCGCTTCCATCCTTgtcatacattttaaatgtccATTTCAGTTTGTGCTCCAACTTCCCTCGCAGCACTAGATTCAAGGCCGCCACGTATTCCAGAAAATCAATAGTATTGTCCTgtaacaaagaaaaagaaaatctcaGGTTcatacattatattatgttaattatatCATATTTTTCAATGTACTTCAAATGTCAAGTATTTtctttagtaacactttatttttgatGGACTGTTTCTATTAACCCGAATCTCCATTCATACTATTATTTCTTTCAGAAGTTACTTCTAGTTAACAGAATGTTTAAAGAGGATCAAAATTAAGTATATATccctatattttttaaaatatctgaaatTGGACAACTTACCCCATTTTTATCAAAAGCCCGGAACATGTTTTCTATGTAATCCGCTGCTTCCGGGTTTTCAGTAACACCGAAAAAGCTCTTGAACTCGTGCATGAAGAGGGTTCCACTCGGACATTCAATCACAAACTTCTTATACCACTCCTGTAGTTCAGCAACATCAATCTCTTTTTCGTCCGAATCATCGCTGAGCCGCTGACCCATCACGaaagatgaaaacaaaaaacacacaagctCTACTTCTCAACACAAAATGTCCATGATCACATATGGCTGCTTTAGTGTCCTGGAGTTCCTCCTGATCCAGACATCCCAATAAACCCCTAAGCTACTCAAATTGatgatacaatacaataaaaaaagacactttgaagaaaaataaagttgttaaaaGGTGTCTGTGTTTACCAAAGTGTAAAAGTAAACTCAACCTGCCGGtgaaggtgctctactggattgagattcAGCACAAGGACTATTTTGGATCACATGACTGCAAGGGATTATTGATATCAATCCATGTCTGAATCAATTAGCTTGAAACAAGATGATCATTTAGTCCACAGAGAGTTCCACTGCTCAGCGCAGGTTCAATGGCTCCCCGAGATACCTATGTCAGAACATTAACCATGACCACACTATTTTTTACCTGttcaaattaatataaatgtttggGTTCAAAGAGACTAAGTATATCAGATCGCTTTTTCACCTAATCACCAGGAAAAGCTGCTCAAAATGGATGTTAAAATAGCACTTAATTTTTGAGACAAAGTCGAACCAGTGAAGATCTTGCAGTCGATTTGAGGacattaaaatagattttaaaatgtttagtaaAATGTGTACATTAGTCAaaatttgaagtggatcagaaaACTTTTTCAAATTTGTCCCAAGACAAGAATGTGTGTTGTCCGGTAATTTtcgatgaaaggttttgatctacttcaaatgttgactactgtctAATAACATCATTTTGAGGggtgtaaacaaaaaacaatggtcccaacatgtttcttgttttacatttttattttccatagcttccgagaatccaaaaagagtcacatattgataaataatgttatgatagctgttttaacaataagttatgattgaattgcctctagTTACAGTTATGAATATGATTTGATAAtgagcaggaaatgtttatgggccagtGACATGtacacattgaaatggtctataatcaAAGTTACAAtcgaaaataaatgtttttttattttaactgattTCATAGCCGGTAAAAgttctgaaaaaaacaacaacagagtaGAGTGAATATCATTAATAATCAATGTCTGTTGTTTGGATGGTTTGGGACAATCGATGGCaataaaattgacattaaaaGACCAAATGACAAACAGAATTTGTGGTTCTAAAATGTTACCAGACAAAATGTAGCACTGGTTGAGGGTTTGGGATCTGATAGGGTCTTTGGATCTAAAATGTTGAAGTGGCTCACTGGATACCGATCTTACTCAATCCTGTGAATCATTCAGACTATCTGAGTCATAATCCCCTCTGCCCTTCCTATTAATAGTTATTCAAAAATAGGATGCAGAGAAGTTTGGCCTAGTTCATGAGGGTGCTGCTTTGGACAACAATGAAAACTAAAATGCTATTTGATGTAATGTTTGCATAAGGAACTTTAACATAATTTCAACCTTACATTTACATAataaattgttgttgttaatacACATTAGAAAATTCATTGACGGTGGATTACCATTTACATCTATGAAACTTTTCATAAAAGCTTTCATCGTGTTGTcgtgggtttgctctgggtgctccggtttcccctacagtccaaagacatgagctataggtgtattgaataaactgaattggctgtagtgtatgtgtgtgaatgagagtcttTCCCAgaactgagttgcagctggaaaggcatccgctgtgtaaaaaatatgcctgataagttggcggctcattcttcTGTGgggaaccctgatgaataaagggactaagctgaaggaagattgatgaatgaaaagtttttttttttaatgttttttgcaCTAAGAATAAAAAAGTTTATCCTCCATTCAAGGTTGCTTAGATAACCAATATTGCTCATGACTGCTCTATATTGGGGCTTTTGCACCTAAAGAAAATAGTTCCTGTTACTATTGGCAAATGTACTtgctttttgcagtatttgcactGCAGGAACTAAACTATCAGTtcaagtttgtttatttttaaagttaaaatgattttttttacgtTACACTCCTACAACACATAAACATAAAGTCATATTTGATTCCTAAAAGAACATTAAAGAGaatgttaaaaaaagtttaatgttaACCTAAATATTGATTTACCACCACAAAGAAAAAACCTTCTGAGCAGTCGAAAGGTTTAATAGATTTTCAAGCTCTCCATGGAACACTAATGGTAAAGAaccattatattaaaaaaatgatgtATGCAAATAACGCATACAATTATAACATTAGAAATGATTTTTGTTCAGTGTCAGAGATTCTACTTTAAAAGTTCATATACTCTTATTGTTATTCTTTTTAAAAGCGTTTACATATTGTTTTTGCAAAAATCCCATTTTCTGTGACTGATTGACCTATACACTTCAAAAAAGCTGGGTTCCATACAAacaatttgtgtttggacaacatgaaggaattaggttaacttattagtttttacaagttaaagtagattgaacataaaagaaacTTCAACaaccaacaaaaatatttttatgtacattgtaaaaagttattagttaaaccaattgccttaaaagcaacaagttgactttacaaaaataaagtgcATCCATTACAACTTGGAACTATTAAGTtgaattttataattatgttaatgacttacttttttttaaagtcaactaatccatTCTTACAGACTATTTTAGcacttatgtaaaaaaaaaaaaaaaaaaaaaaaaaaaactactataattatcacaatattacGTACTTGGTGCTTCATTGagtctataaaatctacaattataggctgtattgaatttagaagacacgCTGGAGAGCAGATTTGGAAAAAGTAAATAGTTTACAATGAGTTTACATACATTATTTtcgtaaagtcaacttgttgattttaagttttggtttactcactttaagtaactaatcaaaTTTTAAACTGTATGCTCTACAACATAAATTGCACAGATATAACCACATATAACGATAAGTAGAATGCTGATACAGTTTAGTGTGCACCGTTTTTCACCACCAACATTTTAGGTTGAAAATCTCACTATAAAACCCTACAGAAAAATCTCAAATAAAGTTTTGATGTCTTTCACAGAGCAAGACAATTCACAAACctgttttaaacataataatgttGCTCAGTTTCATTTATTACCTCAGGTTACAGCAAATAGTTCATTATATAATGACTGAAGGAATCTGTTGGAGAAAGTATGGCATCCTGTTATCAATATAAGGCCACAATGTCAATAGTTCTGCAATGAGGTTGTATTACCTCGAGGAAATGGGATTACACATGTGatattaaagaataaaaatgcaaaacagtACACTGACGGTATATAAGATTTTTTCATGACGGTATATAAGATGATAATCTCTTTATGTGCAGTGGAGAAGTGTCTGACTTGTGGGTGTTCACAGTGCATCGTTCTTcactataaaaatacattttggaataaaCAAGAAAGTAGCATCGGTCACATTAAGGacgcattagttaatgtatttactaacatgaactaaaaatgaacaatacttgaacagcatttattaatcatagcatttttaaaatcttgttaacattagttaatgcaccaaaAGTTAAActataaatgactttattttcattaatcaatgttaacaaatgatgaaaaaaaaactataataatttgtcaccttagaattataaggttctatctgaaatTTTGTCAAAATAGACTTATTGACATGCTCTTATTAAatgactttgtgtgtgtgcgctctctTCTCCTGCCTGCTCTTTCTGTTCTCCTTAAGAAGAGTGTCTCTCcagcccaatcactagaataaacagatgttatttattatttctgattggcctgctgattagccgccaggctctgagcatgctctcccccctcattgGGTTTTCGATCATTCTATACCTCTCCACACACACAtaatgtttgctatatggaatttaaaaactttgaagctcaatatctcaaaatgatcagatagaaccttataattccaaggtgacgaattgTATTTTCCCCTATTTATTTCATGTTAGTAGATACAGCCACTATTATTATCTCATAAACCCTATTGTGAAGTGTAACATTATTTTAGTCTTGctatacactcagaaataaaggtatgcatgCTGTTACTGAGgaggtaccttttcaaaatgtacacatttatacgtaaagggtccatattggtacctcaaaagtatatattcattcactcattcattttcttttcagcttagtccctttattaatctgaggttgccacaggggaatgaaccgctaatttatccaacatatgttttacgcagtggatgcccttccagctgcaacccgtcactggaaaacacccatacacactcattcacacacatacccaaCAAACAATTTAGCTAAACCAATTTACcaacagcgcatgtctttggacttgtaggggaaaccggagcagccggaggaaaccaacgcaaacatggggagaacatgcaaactccacacagaaatgccaactgacccaaccgaggcttgaaccagcgatcttgaTGTGAGATGAGAgtgctgtgctacccactgcaccactgtgctgcccaacgTATATATTAGCTAAATATTtaacctaaaaattttaagaggaacacttttgtacttttaaggtagtatgtacccttgaggtattaatactGTATGTtcattttaggtacaaatttgtaccttttgaaaaggtatcaccccagtgacagcaTGCATACCTTCATTTCTAAGAATGTACTATTATATTCAAGTCACTCTCTGCAATAACTTAATTAACGTAATTATTTGTGAAATTtactaaattgtttaaaaattgttattccatttttttttaaaattagtttgttaGTTGGTAACACAGCCACAAAAGGCTGTCCGTTTTGTCAGTCCATGATATTTAAAGACCTTTTCCAAAGTGCTGACTGCATATTTCATGAGGATAAGCTTCTCTGGCCTAGAGCGATCCAGGCCACTCATTGCACAATAATTAATAATCTTATTGGATTAATACAGGATGCAATAACAAATATGGAAAACAAGAATACAACACAAATTACACACACATTTGTGATGTAAAATAGTCTAAAAGCTATGTTTCCTCATATTTGTAGCCTATTCAGTTTTTGTGCATTGCACCAGATAACAAATCTTTGTAATTACAAATCATTTACATCTTAAAACAATTTAGTACTTTCAGAGTCGTAACAGCTCCAAATGAGGCAGTAATCAAGAAAGACTGATTGAGAAATGAGCGCTGCAGTGTTGTTCACTTTAAATAAGCTTATTACGATTACAAGTCATAAGTGGATTTTAATATCTACTGTTTTAATAAACTGCTGAACTGTGTTGATTTTTATCtgcaacatttaaaaatgatttatctCTGTTTTAATCTGGTACACTAAATCGGTtagccggaatagttggcggtttattctgctgtggttacccctgttaatcagggactaagttgacagaaaatgaatgaataataataataataatgataacggGACGTCAcagtggcacaatgggtagcacgattgcgtcacagcaagaaggtcactggttcaagcccttcTTGGGtaagttgccatttctgtgtggagtttgcatgttctcagtgtttgcgtgagtttcctttGGATGCtctggtctcccccacagtccaaagacatgcactataggtgaattgaataaacttggtcgtagtgtatgtttgtgaatgagagtgtatgggtgtttcccagtgattggttgcagctggaagggcatccgcagcataaaacatatgctggataagttggcagttcattccactctagcgaccccagattaataaaggcactaagccgaaaagaaatgaataagaATGAATAAGACGAAATACTAGCAGATGCCCCTGGGTGTCAGTGTTACAAAGGCTACCGTTTTGTACTGTAATTGGttgatcattttcttttcagcctataTCTAAAATACCAAACGGTGACTGATTTACACACAAAATATCATTTATAATCGTTTGGATTAAAGAGTGTACAGTCAGAAGGACTTGTGAGTATCTAACACAGGTTAATGCGATTACCAAGCTAAGAGTACCTCAGAATGATACAGTTCTCCGCATTAGTCAGCAAACTGACCGCGGGTGTCAACGTTATGCAATCAAAACGACTCCATGAGGACAGCTATTCATTGGCCCTGAATTAAGATTAACGTCTGATCCAGTTGCCAGGGCAGAGAATAAACATCTCCTCTGTCTTTCATCTTACCTCCACAAGCCCCTCTCCCAAAACACACAGCAGGGAACCCGGAGTAATATTCTTCGCAGTACATCTCGTCCCTTTAATCAGAATGAGTAATAATGAAGCACATATACACACTGCGGGGAAATTAAAGAGCAGAAATCAGGATAAGTACAGACCGCTGCTGTTTAATTAGAGTATCAGCAGTTACCTGCATGCGCTCGGATTCAAGGgcttattattaaagtattttacagtttactgttaattattttttgatgcaaattaatgaattatttggCTACGTCCTTCATCTAATTAGGTGCACAGCTGGTTAGAAGTAAAACGGCTTTATGTTAGGTAACTGAGGAGGAtattagagaaaaaaacaaaatcatgGTGTCATTTTAGACGATTGGCAGACCAGAAAGTCGTAAATCAGCCTCTAACAGGCAGGAGAGAAACAAGAGATCTTTAATCCCTGTCTTGCCAAGAGTTTGTGACATTTGAAGATTTTCtgcttctgtacttcatccaaaataaatggaggtgacatttttggagatttattcattcatctttgttcAGTTAAAAAAACAACCACAACTTATCCCTCAGATCAATTTATTTCAATTGTTTAGTGTCACTTGgagactatctatctatctatctatctatctatctatctatctatctatctatctatctatctatctatctatctatctatctatctatctatctatctatctatctatctatctatctatctatctatctatctatctatctatctatctatctatctatcaaaagatggtgataaataaaacaaattcccggcctctatttattattttgattaagcTAGAAATACTTCTCTGTTTTTGTTCAATGCACTTCTGCACAAATCCTCACATTGTAACAAGTGCAGTAGACACAATGTAGACAAGATGTACTGCCGGCAGCTTCAATAATTATAATGACCTTTGCAAGATAGTCATGAAATCATTCATGAAACTATTGAATTTAGAACCCTTTTTTTTAGGagatttaaaaagattttaaaagtgtTTGTATGTAATGTcttaagtaatgaaatgagggctattagttttaaatggaatgactattcagcattcacaagtttagtttattttgactgacatgacataagcaaatggtaatgttataaaacagcagagagttgtatgaaagcagctGATGCATGTTCAAAAGCATTTTCtatttgttgaaaggaatgagaaactgctactagatgtgcacaaatgactaattgttttgagaaatgcattaactgttgtgcaaatgtaaatagtgttgagaGAAATGCTCCAAAGTGACTAAGAAAAACTGTGAATAACTGCAGCAAAGTATTAGAGGTAAACGTAAAGGGGTTATTCCATTTGTACTGTTTCTCAAtgtgcgttcttcagcggtcttgcgttctcgtgcaacgtcatcatcagctgcccaagttcagttccaatagatcaattaccaacctacgtcacacgggtccccggttgTAAAAAAAGGACGGGCTGCAATgggaaaaatgttgttttgtgcagtaggatgccaaattcgagtccaaaaatagaaaacttaacttttaccatacaccacacactgctttaatactgactgcagacgtctttggctaaatgggagctgaatgaCGTTTGGAGcaaattagaaatgctggactctgcagttctcatgtcatatcaggtaagttcacgctttgctgaatcatacacatcactcattttgattgcagaaatgatttcagcaaaaacagttacatatggtgaattaaattgcggacactgaatgctaagtatgaaacgtgaaagttagctacgtttattaaggtaaagttggttttatattcacaaattCATTCAgttacaacttgtgacacactccctatattgtttaccactgcACTtttaatatttggtctgaaataacctgcaagtgtgacagtttatttgactgtgaacatgttGTACTtcgatagtcattggctgctaataagatttcgctatttagagtttgcaaataatact
The nucleotide sequence above comes from Danio rerio strain Tuebingen ecotype United States chromosome 23, GRCz12tu, whole genome shotgun sequence. Encoded proteins:
- the guca1b gene encoding guanylyl cyclase-activating protein 2 (The RefSeq protein has 1 substitution compared to this genomic sequence); translated protein: MGQRLSDDSDEKEIDVAELQEWYKKFVIECPSGTLFMHDFKSFFGVTENPEAADYIENMFRAFDKNGDNTIDFLEYVAALNLVLRGKLEHKLKWTFKMYDKDGSGCIDKTELKEIVESIYRLKKACHGELDAECNLLTPDQVVDRIFELVDENGDGELSLDEFIDGARRDKWVMKMLQMDVNPGDWINEQRRRSANF